One genomic region from Gemmatimonadota bacterium encodes:
- a CDS encoding response regulator — translation MSHTVLVCDDAVFMRTMLSDILQQAGFTIVGEADTGTKAVAKYKELRPDLVTMDIVMPDMGGIDAVREITAFDPRARVVMCSAMGQQALVVDAIQAGAKDFVVKPFQPSRVLEAVQRVLG, via the coding sequence ATGAGCCACACGGTTCTGGTGTGCGATGACGCGGTGTTCATGCGCACGATGCTTTCGGACATACTGCAGCAGGCCGGCTTCACGATTGTGGGCGAGGCCGATACCGGAACCAAGGCGGTCGCGAAGTACAAGGAGCTGCGTCCCGATCTCGTCACCATGGACATCGTCATGCCCGACATGGGCGGCATCGATGCGGTGCGCGAGATCACCGCGTTCGATCCGCGAGCACGTGTCGTGATGTGCAGCGCCATGGGACAGCAGGCGCTCGTGGTCGACGCGATCCAGGCTGGCGCGAAGGACTTCGTCGTCAAGCCGTTCCAGCCCAGCCGCGTGCTCGAAGCCGTGCAGCGAGTGCTGGGCTAG
- a CDS encoding chemotaxis protein CheW, with amino-acid sequence MASTISPSDAQHSLTAETDFDPGIDDRSLVFRVAGRAYACQVSAVREVVPLGRVTRLPGAPDSVLGLINVRGSIVTVVNAGAVLHPGDAGVPLRMVLIADVGVRGVGLAVERVADVRALRPEEGYTELDVRDVAMRVVAISEDE; translated from the coding sequence TTGGCTTCTACAATTTCCCCGTCTGACGCGCAGCATTCGCTCACCGCGGAGACCGACTTCGATCCGGGCATCGATGACCGCTCGCTCGTGTTCCGGGTTGCCGGCAGGGCGTACGCGTGCCAGGTATCAGCGGTGCGCGAGGTCGTTCCTCTCGGTCGCGTCACGCGGCTGCCGGGCGCGCCCGATTCCGTTCTCGGTCTCATCAACGTCCGGGGCAGCATCGTTACCGTCGTGAACGCAGGCGCCGTGCTGCATCCCGGCGACGCCGGCGTCCCGCTGCGCATGGTGCTGATTGCCGATGTCGGAGTACGCGGGGTTGGACTTGCCGTGGAACGGGTCGCCGATGTGCGTGCGTTGCGACCCGAGGAAGGCTACACTGAACTTGACGTGCGAGACGTTGCCATGCGCGTCGTCGCTATTTCGGAGGATGAATGA